TACTACTAACTTCTCGTACAGTTTGCTGTTGTACTTGAGCTTCAATTTCATCAACTAATGCTTCCAGACAGCTTTGGTGAATACCTGTTTTTTCGCAGGCACGCACCATCCCACGCAGTAACTTTGATCGATCAAAAGACTCGCGCTGACCATCTCGTTTTATCACTGTAACGGGGACAAATTCTATCCGTTCGTAAGTGGTAAAACGATGTTTACACCCTAAACACTCACGTCGTCGCCGAATACTTTGTCCTGCTTCTGTTGAACGAGACTCAAGAACACGACTATCAGTGTACTCACAATAGGGACATTGCATGATCGCTCATTCCTCTGTTGTAGGGTGAACTTAGGGCGTTAACTCGATGAGGGTATGTAGTAGATAAGCTAATCGTCATCAAAAATTGCATCTGGTGGGTCATTGCGGGATTTGAAGTATGTTTCCAAGCTGCATTAGCTTAGGCTATGGGGGATGATCAGCGTCCCTACGGAAGTTTGCCCCATATTCCACCGAGGTTCTACTACTTACCACTTGAACAAAAGTTGCCTTAATTAAAGTTCACAATTTTATAAATGGGAAAACTGAGCCAGTAGGAGCGCAAGCTAACTTCTTGTGATGAAGTGCCTTGACCTGATGGCTCAGTAAATTCAAATATTTGTAAAGCTGTGACGATTTTTCGGGCATTCAGCTACTTCTTCTCGATTCGGGGTGGTTCCCGAAAGGCGATCGCAAAGAACAGCGTAGCTATCGCCAAAGTTAAAACCAAAATGTAAACAACCGCTTCCATGTTAGATTTTCCTGCTCATTGAGCTAAAAATAAGACTTTGTTAGCCTGTACTTAGTCTATCAGGCAAAAGAAAAGAACGGTCTAATTAACAGCCAAAACATGATGTCTTTTATCAGTTTTTTAGACCATTCTTAACATTTTGCTACAAAGATTTAGACAGCTTCTTTGTTTCTGGCGCGAGTAGACTTGTCGCCCACTTTCTGGAACAGACCCCACTCGACTTGTTCTTCCAAGTCGGCTTCAACCCCAGCAAACACATCTCGGAACAGAGTCCGAGAGCCATGCCACAGGTGACCGAAGAAGAACAAAAGCGCAAATACAGCATGACCAAAGGTGAACCATCCACGCGGACTGGTGCGGAATACACCGTCGGAATTTAAGGTTTCACGATCAAAGTCAAAAACTTCACCAAGTTGAGCTTTACGAGCATACTGTTTTACAGTGGCAGGGTCGGTAAATGTTTGACCGTCCAAAGCGCCACCATAGAAAGTTGCTGTTATACCAGCTTGTTCAAAGTTGTATTTTGACTCTGCCCGACGGAACGGAATATCCGCACGCAGAACACCATCTTCATCAGTCAAAATCACTGGGAAGGTTTCAAAGAAGTTAGGCAGACGACGTACTGTTAATGTCCGACCTTCACCATCTTTGAACACAGGATGACCTAACCAAGATTGAGCAATCCCATCGCCCTTGTTCATTTGACCAGTACGGAACAAACCACCTTTAGCGGGGCTGTTACCGACGTAATCATAAAATGCCAACTTATCAGGAATTTCTGACCAGGCGTTTGTCAGGCTGTTACCTTCATCTACACTGGCTTGAACACGGCGGTCAATTTCTTGTTGGAAATAACCAGCATCCCACTGATAACGGGTAGGGCCATACAGTTCGATGGGAGTAGCAGCACTGCCATACCACATCGTACCTGCTACTACGAATGCTGCAAAGAATACAGCCGCAATACTGCTGGAAAGCACCGTTTCAATATTACCCATCCGTAAAGCTTTGTAGAGCCGTTCCGGTGGGCGAACAGTGAGGTGGAATAAGCCAGCAATGATACCAACTACACCTGCGGCAATATGGTGAGCTACAATGCCTCCTGGGTTAAACGGATTAAACCCAGCAGGCCCCCACTCTGGT
Above is a window of Oculatellaceae cyanobacterium DNA encoding:
- the psbB gene encoding photosystem II chlorophyll-binding protein CP47, yielding MGLPWYRVHTVVLNDPGRLIAVHLMHTALVAGWAGSMALYELAVFDPSDPVLNPMWRQGMYVLPFMARLGVTKSWGGWSVTGEAAGDVGFWSFEGVAAAHIVLSGLLFLAACWHWVYWDLELFRDPRTGEPALDLPKMFGIHLFLSGLLCFGFGAFHLTGLFGPGMWVSDPYGLTGSVQPVAPEWGPAGFNPFNPGGIVAHHIAAGVVGIIAGLFHLTVRPPERLYKALRMGNIETVLSSSIAAVFFAAFVVAGTMWYGSAATPIELYGPTRYQWDAGYFQQEIDRRVQASVDEGNSLTNAWSEIPDKLAFYDYVGNSPAKGGLFRTGQMNKGDGIAQSWLGHPVFKDGEGRTLTVRRLPNFFETFPVILTDEDGVLRADIPFRRAESKYNFEQAGITATFYGGALDGQTFTDPATVKQYARKAQLGEVFDFDRETLNSDGVFRTSPRGWFTFGHAVFALLFFFGHLWHGSRTLFRDVFAGVEADLEEQVEWGLFQKVGDKSTRARNKEAV
- the nrdR gene encoding transcriptional regulator NrdR, with translation MQCPYCEYTDSRVLESRSTEAGQSIRRRRECLGCKHRFTTYERIEFVPVTVIKRDGQRESFDRSKLLRGMVRACEKTGIHQSCLEALVDEIEAQVQQQTVREVSSNEIGELVLRNLRSLSEVAYVRFASVYRHFQGIRDFVDTLNHLQNPIELPHKKSTKNASTSLEHSPSDSSDMESEPSFITHS
- a CDS encoding photosystem II reaction center protein T encodes the protein MEAVVYILVLTLAIATLFFAIAFREPPRIEKK